GTCGAGCCAGCATTGATAAGAGAGGATATTTAACTGATTCTTTTTTCCACCAATGAATAGGATCATCCCAAGGATCAATATCTGCTGAATACAAATATTGAATAAGTTCTCGATCAATGTCTTTCTCAAGGCGCAAGGTTACTGTTTCTTCTCTATTAGCTCGTCGCTGTTCCATGAAGTCCCAAAACTTGGTGGGTTTGATTACAGGAGGTTCAGCAACAGTTTCATGTTCGTTTTCAAAAACATTGTTCGAATATTTATAGGCAATAATCTCTTCTTTTATATCTTTCTTTATGTCATCTTTCACCTTATCATCGGTTAAAAAGTAATCCTGATAACGAGGATCGAGAAATGTACATTTACGATACAACTTATCTTCCTCAATCTCacaaaacctaatttttaaattccggattatattttttgaaaagttataACCCATAGGCATCTGAGACTCGTTATCAATCGTTGGAAGTCCCATCTGAACATCATCACTATTATCATCGTCATCACTATCTTCGCTATCAATATTATTCAGACCAACGCTTGTCTCGTCATCGAAAGCAAGATTTTCGAAAGCTTCCTCCACCCCTCGAAGTATTGGCTCAATCATGGAGATCGTAGGGTATTTTGACCCACAAGCAATTTTAGTGGCCTCGTTCAATGGTTCTAAGACCTTGATAATATCACTAAGTTTCTTCCAGTCGGTGCCAGACAATCCAGTTACACTAGTAGTTCGCGAAAGCACATCTGACAATGGTTGCTGTAATCTCTTCATGCTTTCGAATAGTTCGAACTATTTTAACCATTCGAATATTTGAGTCGAATCTCGGATCGAATAATTCGGTTCGATTCGCTTCGAATAGTTCGAAATTTCGAATATTCGCACACCcctactttttatttgtttttgaaagtttaaagtttgattAACGCAGACGGATAGTAAACAtttgaaagttttatttcacaaaatttaatgtGAATTGAATGGAAAATTCTGATGTAGAAATACGCAGAATAAAAAGATCAACCGGTCTCGATGAAGTAAATTAGACGGTGAGTTTATTGAATAGTTTGTTTATTCATAAGTAACGGAAaattatatacgtacatatgtacatatgtacatatttaggtaCATACTTCAATGCTTCTTACATATTAAAGAGAAATATTCTTGGAAAGTATCAAAATAACTGTGAAATCGCAGATAGAAAGAGAATAGGAGAATGAGCTCATACAATAAACAGTAAGCGACTTAAACATTAGGACGCTTAACATATGAattgaacatatgtatgtatgattgaatgaaaaattttctttcattttcaattatttcactaCTTTCAATTACAATCAGTTGCGAATTTCAATCCACTTCGATGAAGATGCCATTGTACCAGCAAAAGTCAAATGGCTGCTAATCTTTGGTTTTTTACAAATGTTCTGAagacaatatgtatgtatgagctgCCAGAAAGGAGCAAAATTGTTTGCGTAGCCTAGTCGTCCAGACATTAGTGACGTTTCGTACAATGTAATTACTCTGACTTCGATTCTACCACGAATTACAACGAAACGTCGCCGAATTGGCCAGTTATGTGAAATCATTTGCTAAGTTGCATTTTTCTAATCGTACAGAAGTAAAGGGATGGGCGATCCTACAACCAGAGAGCCATCAAGAATTAGTTTCAAAATTTTGGTCAACACGaaggtacaccctttttttttgtgtttggccgagatcctcctcctatttgtggtgtgcgtcttgatggtgttccacaaatggagggacctacagtttcaagacgactccgaacggcagatatttttatgaggagctttttcatggcagaaatacactcggaggtttgccattgcctgccgaggggcgaccgtttttagaaaaatgtttttattaattttggtttcacccagattcgaaccaacgttctctctgtgaattccgaatggtaatcacgcaccaaccctttcggtGGTGGCCGATTTTAATCTTTAGCACAATAAATAGGGGCACAGCCGACTATTTTTTTTCGTGTCCATGATTTAGTAGGATACAACAGGAAGTAGACTGGTTTAAAaggttaagtttatttaaaaaaaataggtcTTAGAATCAATCATGAGGACACTGAGGGCTAGAGGTGACATGgttattttaaataacaatagatttgacacagaaaataaaacttacCCAATGTGTAATTTATGCGAGCTTGAAAACATAGCACATTTCCTGGCCAATATTAAGAgaatatagaaaagttttttcggaaaatttacattaaatGATTCACAACTGACTGAGATTGAGGGAAAATGCTCATTGGGATTAacctttctttttcattttttttattccttgataaTCTATATTAGATGACATTCTCAATCGGAAATAAACAAACTATTTAACAAAACATCATAGTGCATATTATATCGCTCCTAGTCGGAACATCTAGGAGGAATTTGGAATTTGGTataccgcgatgtctgaatttggtatcctcgcaaaactaatacggctatgcaagatgacgttgctcaacaccagcagcgccgtcagaattgggaaggacctctccgagccgtttgataccaaactaggtttcagacagggtgactcgctgtcgtgtgacttctttaacctgatgttggagagcatcgtacgagccgcagaacttaatcgcttaggcacaatattttataagagcgtacaattgttggcgtatgccgatgatatcgatatcatcgaccttaacaaccgcgctgttagttctgccttctccaagctggataaagaggcaaagcgaatgggtttggtggtgaacgaggacaaaacgaagtacctcctgtcatcaaacaaacagtcggcgcacacgctcgtatcgacacccacgtcactgttgacagttacaatttcgaagttgtaaaagacttcgtttatttaagaaccaacattaacacctATAAGAATGTCGGCctcgaaatccaacgtagaatctctcttgccaacaagtgctactttggactaagtaggcaattgagtagtaaagttctctctcgtcgaacaaaacgtaacgtatgacgcagaagcgtggacgatgacaacatccgatgaagcgacgcttggagtgtttgagagaaagattgtgcgcaagatttttggacctttgcacgttggcaacggcgaatatcgcagacgatggaacaatgagctgtatgagctttacgacggcatagacatagcgcagcgaataaagatccagtggctacgttggctgggtcatgtcgtccgaatggatacaaacgctccggcactgaaagtattcgattcggtaccagctggtggtagtagaggaagaggaaggcctcctctgcgttggaaagatcaggtggagaaggatttggcttcacttggtgtgtccaattggcgccggttagcacgagaaagaaacgactggagcgctttgtcaaactcggccaaaatcgcgtaagcggttatcgcgccaattaagaagaagaagtcggaACATATGGCGGAAACAAATGCTCTCCAATCTGTCAGCCGCTATGTATGTGTCTGATTTGGTTCCAGGAGGTGGTGGAAAAACTCTCGTGGGAGAATTTGCGTTTCATGTGGACGATTCTACGTCGACTTCTTTGCGAACTCCATCGAAAAGCCAACATTATCGTCTTCTGTACGCAGAGTATATCCAATCCGATTCCATTTTCGTCGGAATTAATTGACCAGCTTTTAGTAAGCAGAAGAAGGTCCATATTGGAGATTGTGCTCGACAAAAAGTCACAGCATATTATTCTGCGGCATTTGTTGACAAACgtttgtaaagcgtttttcaataggtgcgcttcaactcttttccgatagggagggcgaacgacgcaatattttttatttttcgcttgtcatttgtaaacttcattagtatacatttcatcatggaacgctacacacttgagcaacgattgcaaatcgtgcacattttttatgaaaataatcgttctgttgctgctactttgatccagattttttccaaaaaatcatcttcagtgatgaagctcacttttggctcaatggctttgtcaacaagcaaaatatgcgttactgggcagaaagcaatccacacgtgattcatgaggcaccgttgcatcccgaaaaaatcactgtttggtgcggtttacatgccggcggcgtaattggcccatattttttcgttgacgagaacgatcgccacgttactgtgaatggaaatctaTACCgggacatgataaacgattatttttggccgtaattgaatggtatggacttagacgacatgtggtttcaacaggacggggccacaagccacacagcacacgctacaattgatttgttgaagagtaagttcgatgagcgcattatttccagaaatggaccggtcgaatggccgccgcgctcgtgtgatttgacgcctctagactattttctttggggttttgtgaagtcattggtctacagtaacaagccggcgacgatttgtgagctcagagccaatattgaacgcgaaattgctggaattccgatttatgcaaaagagtggtcgaaaattgggtttaacgattggacttcgtaaaacgtgcacgcggtggtcatgcaaaaaaaatcgaatttcatacttaaatgtatacatacatatgtatgttcaaactcgataataaaaaaaaaattagttaaaaaagtcaaaccgtttttgtattaaaaaaaaaagttgaagcgctcttactgaaaaacgctttagaaCTCGACGTCAGACACAAGCCAGGTCTCAGAACCATATAGGAGGATCGATTTTAGGCGAGTATTGtggattttaagttttatttttagtgaCAGGATGCGAGATCGCCACAGTCTGCTAAGCTTATGAAACGTAGTTGGTGCTTTGCAATTACGAGCTGCCACATCTTTAACTGCGCCACCATCCTTTGTAATTTGGCTACCGAGGTAGCAGAACTCATCTACATCTTCGATAATATGGCGTTTTCGTTGGTATTAAGTTCAGAAGGAGATGTGTTTGTTGTTTATATTCCCATAAGTTTAGTTTTTGTGAAGtttattttagaactttttattttctagttGGCGAAGTTTGGCAACGTCAGCTAATGTGTGAGTTATGAAAACGGCATACtcgacatttttctaaaaactctgatTAAACATTTGGCAATTTTgatgtgtttttaatttttaattttaaaaaggaagGTAATTTAAAAGGTAAGCGATAAATGGCAGAGTATATAAGAACGCAAAAATTTGAGCAAAGTCACAGTTGAAAGCTTCGCACTAAACCCAgcacatccttcaaaatggccAACAAATTCATTTGTACTTTATTGCTTATTGCCGTATGCGCCAAAAGCATATCCGCCGATGGAATTGAGAATGGTAATGCCACCACCATTTCGGCACATCCTTACGTAGTCGCTATACAGGTAACCGATGGAACACGCGTCTGTGAGGGTGCCTTAATCGATTCGAATGTCGTTGTTACAACTGCTCAGTGCTTGGCTAACTACGATGCTTCACAATTGGTCGTGAGTGTAAACAACAGTCAGATTGTAAGCATTGCCAAGAGTACCTTCGATGGTAACTTCGATGATACGACCATGGAATATGATGTTGCCGTCTTAAAATTGGCAGAGGAAGTAAGTCTTGATACCATTGAATTAGCTTCCGAGGAACCAGCTACCGGTGCCAGTGGTGTAGTCACCGGTTGGTCTTCAAGCGGTGCTCTGGTAGATGTTTCGGAGTCTATCATCAGTGCCAGTGATTGCGTTTCGGGAGAGTATACCTACGAAGAGGGTGACGTTTTAAGTTCAATGTTGTGTGGTCTCGCAGCAAACAAAGCTTGCGACGCTCTACCAGGAAGTCCTTTGGTGGCCAACAACCAATTAGTTGGTTTGGTTTCATGGGGCTATGGCTGTGCCAACAGTGCCAACCCAGCTGTTTTCACCAACATCGCTTCAGTGAAGTCATGGGTAGATCAAACTGTAGAGTCTTtgtaaaagttttcaatttctgGAGgagtaaatacaaattttctagAGCATTAGATGACTAAAACTGATGTCTATAACTAAAAActgtgtataaataaaaactgtgtgcaaataaaaatttgaatagagTAAATACAGTATATACATTTTAAGACTTGTTGATTCAAATTCAattacagcgcacgctcgataacgtgaactaattcaaaccaaggcagttcacgttttggaatgccccaaaagactaagtaaatatattttttcacatttaaattcacattttattcttgttgTCGTTacatataattgaaaattaaaaaaatcaggcatctttttttgtatcttctgtttctctaaaacttgaagcacagctttcccccttaaccgtcttagcacactcacatcattttgatcgacgtcttcatgaccagcccatattaacgccttgttgaaaatttcaactgcaTCAGTCAgcttaattttctccagttgctctgatacgctgtcatcatcggattcgtcctcttgttgatgatcgtcaACTCTATTGCCCTCCTCGATATCTTCGTTCCATACATGAATGGCTGGTAACGcgaaatctgaaatttttaataaaaaacagatttttcaatAACTCACATAAGAAAGCAGAAATCGCTTTATATGCATGTAAACGTATGCTGGGAAGAATATAGGGTCTTcaaccaattttaacgtatggctctGTAGTTTGGTGaaaagctctagagagagaatacaacatcaaattaaaCATTAAGttagcagaatacaaagatcagcctgtgcaataacagtcggtgcgatcagaccatgtcctagggaggccctgaacgcgctgacacacgttattccggtagatctacatatcaagaagcgggtcgctggaaggaaaaagcTCATGGCCATGCTAGTCTATTACTGCAACAAACCCAGTATACTTcgaagaggactgactacatcgtcccgacggtgacattcagcagaaattttgtcaatctctttccatctcggaaataatggaataagggattctcactaaacaagttcgacactacagtctatacagatggcaataaaatggattgtggtgctggagctggtatatattctcatagacttaaaattgaacgATATGTGCGTCTTCCTAATGCTtgcaggcggaagtactggcaattggggaagcttgtaggctactaatcgcagatccctcCTTTAAGGGcagtatcgctattctttcggatagccaagcagcaatCCAGGCATTgggttcagctacaacaacctctaaagtggtggagcaaagcaggaatagcctcaccaccttgagcgaaaaccataaagttaccttaatctgggtcccgggacatcggagcatcgaaggtaatgaaaaaggaaacaatcttccatttcctctgcgaatgccctgccctatggaaggacagaatgttaaccctgggtaaaccgttgttcgagagtctggaacagctgtctggcttagatgtcaacaacctgatacggttcctgaaccgcacagactgtatatagtcatgctgtaaataactggcaaacaagttggtaacgacgatgtggcaacaaaatggagcGGAAGCtttagttggattctggaagaatcaccacttaaaccaaccaatcaaccaacccacatacatatctttgagcatatctgcgaacacgaacgaacctcaggatttaaactactaaggagatcgACGATGTTGCACATCAATGTGCGAA
The sequence above is drawn from the Anastrepha obliqua isolate idAnaObli1 chromosome 4, idAnaObli1_1.0, whole genome shotgun sequence genome and encodes:
- the LOC129244351 gene encoding E3 SUMO-protein ligase ZBED1-like — its product is MKRLQQPLSDVLSRTTSVTGLSGTDWKKLSDIIKVLEPLNEATKIACGSKYPTISMIEPILRGVEEAFENLAFDDETSVGLNNIDSEDSDDDDNSDDVQMGLPTIDNESQMPMGYNFSKNIIRNLKIRFCEIEEDKLYRKCTFLDPRYQDYFLTDDKVKDDIKKDIKEEIIAYKYSNNVFENEHETVAEPPVIKPTKFWDFMEQRRANREETVTLRLEKDIDRELIQYLYSADIDPWDDPIHWWKKESVKYPLLSMLARRYLPIPSTSLESERLFSTAGDIVTEKRNSLSPDNVARLLF
- the LOC129244352 gene encoding trypsin theta-like; the protein is MANKFICTLLLIAVCAKSISADGIENGNATTISAHPYVVAIQVTDGTRVCEGALIDSNVVVTTAQCLANYDASQLVVSVNNSQIVSIAKSTFDGNFDDTTMEYDVAVLKLAEEVSLDTIELASEEPATGASGVVTGWSSSGALVDVSESIISASDCVSGEYTYEEGDVLSSMLCGLAANKACDALPGSPLVANNQLVGLVSWGYGCANSANPAVFTNIASVKSWVDQTVESL